A window of Lagenorhynchus albirostris chromosome 11, mLagAlb1.1, whole genome shotgun sequence contains these coding sequences:
- the TMPO gene encoding thymopoietin isoform X3: protein MPEFLEDPSVLTKEKLKSELVANNVTLPAGEQRKDVYVQLYLQHLTARNRPPLAAGANSKGPPDFSSDEEREPTPVLGSGAAAAGRSRAAVGRKATKKTDKPRLEDKDDLDVTELSNEDLLDQLVKYGVNPGPIVGTTRKLYEKKLLKLREQGTESRSSTPLPAISSSVENTRQNGSNDSDRYSDNEEDSKIELKLEKREPLKGRAKTPVTLKQRRVEHNQVVNRVTGNFKHAAPILPITEFSDIPRRTPKKPLTRAEVGEKTEERRVERDILKEMFPFEAATPTGISASCRRPIKGAAGRPLELSDFRMEESFSSKYIPKYLPLADVKSEKTKKGRSIPMWIKILLFVVVAFFLFLVYQAMETNQGNPFYKFLSNDSKKVN from the exons ATGCCGGAGTTCCTGGAAGACCCCTCGGTCCTGACGAAAGAGAAGTTGAAGAGTGAGTTGGTCGCCAACAATGTGACGCTCCCGGCCGGGGAGCAGCGCAAAGACGTGTACGTGCAGCTCTACCTGCAGCACCTCACGGCGCGCAACCGGCCGCCGCTCGCCGCCGGCGCCAACAGCAAGGGGCCTCCGGACTTTTCCAGCGACGAAGAGCGCGAACCTACCCCGGTCCTGGGCTCCGGGGCCGCCGCCGCGGGCCGCAGCCGCGCCGCCGTCGGCAGG AAAGCCACaaagaaaactgataaacccAGACTAGAAGATAAAGATGATCTAGATGTAACCGAGCTCTCTAATGAAGACCTTCTGGATCAGCTTGTGAAATATGGAGTGAACCCTGGTCCTATTGTGG GAACAACCAGGAAGCTATATGAGAAAAAGCTGTTGAAACTGAGGGAACAAGGAACAGAATCTAGATCTTCTACTCCTCTGCCGGCAATTTCTTCTTCAGTGGAAAATACAAGACAGAATGGAAGTAATGACTCTGACAGATACAGTGACAATGAAGAAG ACTCTAAAATAGAGCTCAAGCTTGAGAAGAGAGAACCACTAAAGGGCAGAGCAAAGACTCCGGTAACACTCAAGCAAAGAAGAGTTGAGCACAATCAG GTTGTCAATAGGGTGACTGGAAATTTCAAGCATGCAGCTCCTATTCTGCCAATCACTGAATTCTCAGACATACCCAGAAGAACACCAAAGAAACCATTGACAAGAGctgaa gtgggagaaaaaacagaggaaagaagagtaGAAAGGGATATTCTTAAGGAAATGTTTCCCTTTGAAGCAGCTACACCAACAGGAATTAG TGCTAGTTGCCGCAGACCAATCAAAGGGGCTGCCGGCCGGCCATTAGAACTCAGTGATTTCAGGATGGAGGAATCTTTTTCGTCTAAATATATTCCTAAGTATCTTCCCTTGGCAGATGTCAAGTCAGAAAAGACGAAAAAGGGACGCTCCATTCCCATGTGGATAAAAATTTTGCTCTTCGTTGTCGtagccttttttttgtttttggtctatCAAGCTATGGAAACCAACCAAGGAAATCCATTCTATAAGTTTCTTTCTAATGACTCTAAAAAAGTCAACTGA
- the TMPO gene encoding thymopoietin isoform X2, with amino-acid sequence MPEFLEDPSVLTKEKLKSELVANNVTLPAGEQRKDVYVQLYLQHLTARNRPPLAAGANSKGPPDFSSDEEREPTPVLGSGAAAAGRSRAAVGRKATKKTDKPRLEDKDDLDVTELSNEDLLDQLVKYGVNPGPIVGTTRKLYEKKLLKLREQGTESRSSTPLPAISSSVENTRQNGSNDSDRYSDNEEDSKIELKLEKREPLKGRAKTPVTLKQRRVEHNQSYSQAGVTETEWTSGSSKGGPLQALTRESTRGSRRTPRKRVETSEHFRIDGAIISESTPIAETIMASSNETLVVNRVTGNFKHAAPILPITEFSDIPRRTPKKPLTRAEVGEKTEERRVERDILKEMFPFEAATPTGISASCRRPIKGAAGRPLELSDFRMEESFSSKYIPKYLPLADVKSEKTKKGRSIPMWIKILLFVVVAFFLFLVYQAMETNQGNPFYKFLSNDSKKVN; translated from the exons ATGCCGGAGTTCCTGGAAGACCCCTCGGTCCTGACGAAAGAGAAGTTGAAGAGTGAGTTGGTCGCCAACAATGTGACGCTCCCGGCCGGGGAGCAGCGCAAAGACGTGTACGTGCAGCTCTACCTGCAGCACCTCACGGCGCGCAACCGGCCGCCGCTCGCCGCCGGCGCCAACAGCAAGGGGCCTCCGGACTTTTCCAGCGACGAAGAGCGCGAACCTACCCCGGTCCTGGGCTCCGGGGCCGCCGCCGCGGGCCGCAGCCGCGCCGCCGTCGGCAGG AAAGCCACaaagaaaactgataaacccAGACTAGAAGATAAAGATGATCTAGATGTAACCGAGCTCTCTAATGAAGACCTTCTGGATCAGCTTGTGAAATATGGAGTGAACCCTGGTCCTATTGTGG GAACAACCAGGAAGCTATATGAGAAAAAGCTGTTGAAACTGAGGGAACAAGGAACAGAATCTAGATCTTCTACTCCTCTGCCGGCAATTTCTTCTTCAGTGGAAAATACAAGACAGAATGGAAGTAATGACTCTGACAGATACAGTGACAATGAAGAAG ACTCTAAAATAGAGCTCAAGCTTGAGAAGAGAGAACCACTAAAGGGCAGAGCAAAGACTCCGGTAACACTCAAGCAAAGAAGAGTTGAGCACAATCAG AGCTATTCTCAAGCTGGAGTAACTGAGACTGAATGGACAAGTGGATCTTCAAAAGGCGGACCTCTGCAGGCATTAACTAGGGAATCTACGAGAGGGTCGAGAAGAACTCCGAGGAAAAGG GTGGAAACTTCAGAACATTTTCGTATAGATGGTGCAATAATTTCAGAGAGTACTCCCATAGCTGAAACTATAATGGCTTCAAGCAACGAAACTTTA GTTGTCAATAGGGTGACTGGAAATTTCAAGCATGCAGCTCCTATTCTGCCAATCACTGAATTCTCAGACATACCCAGAAGAACACCAAAGAAACCATTGACAAGAGctgaa gtgggagaaaaaacagaggaaagaagagtaGAAAGGGATATTCTTAAGGAAATGTTTCCCTTTGAAGCAGCTACACCAACAGGAATTAG TGCTAGTTGCCGCAGACCAATCAAAGGGGCTGCCGGCCGGCCATTAGAACTCAGTGATTTCAGGATGGAGGAATCTTTTTCGTCTAAATATATTCCTAAGTATCTTCCCTTGGCAGATGTCAAGTCAGAAAAGACGAAAAAGGGACGCTCCATTCCCATGTGGATAAAAATTTTGCTCTTCGTTGTCGtagccttttttttgtttttggtctatCAAGCTATGGAAACCAACCAAGGAAATCCATTCTATAAGTTTCTTTCTAATGACTCTAAAAAAGTCAACTGA
- the TMPO gene encoding thymopoietin isoform X4 — protein sequence MPEFLEDPSVLTKEKLKSELVANNVTLPAGEQRKDVYVQLYLQHLTARNRPPLAAGANSKGPPDFSSDEEREPTPVLGSGAAAAGRSRAAVGRKATKKTDKPRLEDKDDLDVTELSNEDLLDQLVKYGVNPGPIVGTTRKLYEKKLLKLREQGTESRSSTPLPAISSSVENTRQNGSNDSDRYSDNEEDSKIELKLEKREPLKGRAKTPVTLKQRRVEHNQVGEKTEERRVERDILKEMFPFEAATPTGISASCRRPIKGAAGRPLELSDFRMEESFSSKYIPKYLPLADVKSEKTKKGRSIPMWIKILLFVVVAFFLFLVYQAMETNQGNPFYKFLSNDSKKVN from the exons ATGCCGGAGTTCCTGGAAGACCCCTCGGTCCTGACGAAAGAGAAGTTGAAGAGTGAGTTGGTCGCCAACAATGTGACGCTCCCGGCCGGGGAGCAGCGCAAAGACGTGTACGTGCAGCTCTACCTGCAGCACCTCACGGCGCGCAACCGGCCGCCGCTCGCCGCCGGCGCCAACAGCAAGGGGCCTCCGGACTTTTCCAGCGACGAAGAGCGCGAACCTACCCCGGTCCTGGGCTCCGGGGCCGCCGCCGCGGGCCGCAGCCGCGCCGCCGTCGGCAGG AAAGCCACaaagaaaactgataaacccAGACTAGAAGATAAAGATGATCTAGATGTAACCGAGCTCTCTAATGAAGACCTTCTGGATCAGCTTGTGAAATATGGAGTGAACCCTGGTCCTATTGTGG GAACAACCAGGAAGCTATATGAGAAAAAGCTGTTGAAACTGAGGGAACAAGGAACAGAATCTAGATCTTCTACTCCTCTGCCGGCAATTTCTTCTTCAGTGGAAAATACAAGACAGAATGGAAGTAATGACTCTGACAGATACAGTGACAATGAAGAAG ACTCTAAAATAGAGCTCAAGCTTGAGAAGAGAGAACCACTAAAGGGCAGAGCAAAGACTCCGGTAACACTCAAGCAAAGAAGAGTTGAGCACAATCAG gtgggagaaaaaacagaggaaagaagagtaGAAAGGGATATTCTTAAGGAAATGTTTCCCTTTGAAGCAGCTACACCAACAGGAATTAG TGCTAGTTGCCGCAGACCAATCAAAGGGGCTGCCGGCCGGCCATTAGAACTCAGTGATTTCAGGATGGAGGAATCTTTTTCGTCTAAATATATTCCTAAGTATCTTCCCTTGGCAGATGTCAAGTCAGAAAAGACGAAAAAGGGACGCTCCATTCCCATGTGGATAAAAATTTTGCTCTTCGTTGTCGtagccttttttttgtttttggtctatCAAGCTATGGAAACCAACCAAGGAAATCCATTCTATAAGTTTCTTTCTAATGACTCTAAAAAAGTCAACTGA
- the TMPO gene encoding thymopoietin isoform X5 has protein sequence MAAPVLGAWAKRLLSLGRGVCAGVGADSWLGCTGPRLFCRGFCVRRWFGFVCASFRCAPWRKSRPRAVRLGGGSAAPHPPPPGKERARRRERRVQRLRGRGFAAAEMPEFLEDPSVLTKEKLKSELVANNVTLPAGEQRKDVYVQLYLQHLTARNRPPLAAGANSKGPPDFSSDEEREPTPVLGSGAAAAGRSRAAVGRKATKKTDKPRLEDKDDLDVTELSNEDLLDQLVKYGVNPGPIVGTTRKLYEKKLLKLREQGTESRSSTPLPAISSSVENTRQNGSNDSDRYSDNEEDSKIELKLEKREPLKGRAKTPVTLKQRRVEHNQALDAQTQQPWLTGPAAPPHVGSSRTGARTRVPCISRWTPNHCATREALELFFIYIY, from the exons ATGGCGGCACCCGTTCTTGGGGCGTGGGCGAAGAGGCTGCTCTCGCTTGGCCGTGGGGTGTGCGCTGGGGTTGGTGCGGACTCTTGGCTTGGCTGCACTGGGCCCCGCTTGTTCTGCAGGGGCTTTTGTGTCCGGCGTTGGTTTGGCTTTGTGTGCGCGAGTTTCCGCTGTGCTCCGTGGCGCAAGTCCCGGCCGAGAGCTGTGAGACTCGGAGGCGGTAGCgcggccccccaccccccccccccgggcaAGGAGCGAGCGCGCCGGCGTGAGCGGCGGGTGCAACGGCTGCGGGGAAGGGGATTCGCCGCCGCCGAGATGCCGGAGTTCCTGGAAGACCCCTCGGTCCTGACGAAAGAGAAGTTGAAGAGTGAGTTGGTCGCCAACAATGTGACGCTCCCGGCCGGGGAGCAGCGCAAAGACGTGTACGTGCAGCTCTACCTGCAGCACCTCACGGCGCGCAACCGGCCGCCGCTCGCCGCCGGCGCCAACAGCAAGGGGCCTCCGGACTTTTCCAGCGACGAAGAGCGCGAACCTACCCCGGTCCTGGGCTCCGGGGCCGCCGCCGCGGGCCGCAGCCGCGCCGCCGTCGGCAGG AAAGCCACaaagaaaactgataaacccAGACTAGAAGATAAAGATGATCTAGATGTAACCGAGCTCTCTAATGAAGACCTTCTGGATCAGCTTGTGAAATATGGAGTGAACCCTGGTCCTATTGTGG GAACAACCAGGAAGCTATATGAGAAAAAGCTGTTGAAACTGAGGGAACAAGGAACAGAATCTAGATCTTCTACTCCTCTGCCGGCAATTTCTTCTTCAGTGGAAAATACAAGACAGAATGGAAGTAATGACTCTGACAGATACAGTGACAATGAAGAAG ACTCTAAAATAGAGCTCAAGCTTGAGAAGAGAGAACCACTAAAGGGCAGAGCAAAGACTCCGGTAACACTCAAGCAAAGAAGAGTTGAGCACAATCAG gctctggacgcacagactcagcagccatggctcacgggcccagccgctccgccgcatgtgggatcctcccggaccggggcacgaacccgtgttccctgcatcagcaggtggactcccaaccactgcgccaccagggaagccctggagctgttttttatttatatatattag
- the TMPO gene encoding thymopoietin isoform X1: MAAPVLGAWAKRLLSLGRGVCAGVGADSWLGCTGPRLFCRGFCVRRWFGFVCASFRCAPWRKSRPRAVRLGGGSAAPHPPPPGKERARRRERRVQRLRGRGFAAAEMPEFLEDPSVLTKEKLKSELVANNVTLPAGEQRKDVYVQLYLQHLTARNRPPLAAGANSKGPPDFSSDEEREPTPVLGSGAAAAGRSRAAVGRKATKKTDKPRLEDKDDLDVTELSNEDLLDQLVKYGVNPGPIVGTTRKLYEKKLLKLREQGTESRSSTPLPAISSSVENTRQNGSNDSDRYSDNEEGKKKEHKKVKSTRDFFPFSELPTTPSGGFFQGISFPEISTRPPLGRTEQQAAKKVHSSKGDPPREPLIATALPGREQMQKLASGGNLFVSSKSSHDRCLEKSSSTSPQHELAAMLVSAAASPSLIKETTSTCYKDIVENIYCGEKSGIQPLCTERSHVSDQSVLSSERRALEESERSQVISPPLAKAIRDYVSSLLVQGGVGSLPGTSSSTPPLDVENIWKRIDAPNFRETESLSPPRKLPRLSEKSVEEKDSGSSVAFQNIPGSELMSSSAKTVVSHSLTTLGIEMSKQSQHDKIDAPELSFPFHESILKVIEEEWQQIGRQLPSLACKYPISSREATRILSVPKVDDEILGFISEATPPAGIQAASPESCDKQLDLALCGTYEAAASALQIATHTAFVVRAMQADISQAAQILSSDPSHVHQALGMLSKTYDAASFLCEAAFDEIKMAAYTMGSSTLGRRYLWLKDCKINPASKNKLAVTPFKGGTLFGREVFKVIKKSGKKH; encoded by the exons ATGGCGGCACCCGTTCTTGGGGCGTGGGCGAAGAGGCTGCTCTCGCTTGGCCGTGGGGTGTGCGCTGGGGTTGGTGCGGACTCTTGGCTTGGCTGCACTGGGCCCCGCTTGTTCTGCAGGGGCTTTTGTGTCCGGCGTTGGTTTGGCTTTGTGTGCGCGAGTTTCCGCTGTGCTCCGTGGCGCAAGTCCCGGCCGAGAGCTGTGAGACTCGGAGGCGGTAGCgcggccccccaccccccccccccgggcaAGGAGCGAGCGCGCCGGCGTGAGCGGCGGGTGCAACGGCTGCGGGGAAGGGGATTCGCCGCCGCCGAGATGCCGGAGTTCCTGGAAGACCCCTCGGTCCTGACGAAAGAGAAGTTGAAGAGTGAGTTGGTCGCCAACAATGTGACGCTCCCGGCCGGGGAGCAGCGCAAAGACGTGTACGTGCAGCTCTACCTGCAGCACCTCACGGCGCGCAACCGGCCGCCGCTCGCCGCCGGCGCCAACAGCAAGGGGCCTCCGGACTTTTCCAGCGACGAAGAGCGCGAACCTACCCCGGTCCTGGGCTCCGGGGCCGCCGCCGCGGGCCGCAGCCGCGCCGCCGTCGGCAGG AAAGCCACaaagaaaactgataaacccAGACTAGAAGATAAAGATGATCTAGATGTAACCGAGCTCTCTAATGAAGACCTTCTGGATCAGCTTGTGAAATATGGAGTGAACCCTGGTCCTATTGTGG GAACAACCAGGAAGCTATATGAGAAAAAGCTGTTGAAACTGAGGGAACAAGGAACAGAATCTAGATCTTCTACTCCTCTGCCGGCAATTTCTTCTTCAGTGGAAAATACAAGACAGAATGGAAGTAATGACTCTGACAGATACAGTGACAATGAAGAAG gaaagaagaaagaacacaagAAAGTGAAGTCCActagggatttttttcctttttctgaactTCCAACTACTCCCTCTGGTGGATTTTTTCAGggtatttcttttcctgaaatcTCCACCCGTCCTCCTTTGGGCAGGACTGAACAACAGGCAGCTAAGAAAGTACATTCTTCTAAGGGAGACCCACCTAGGGAACCTCTTATTGCCACAGCCTTGCCTGGCAGGGAACAGATGCAGAAGTTAGCTTCTGGAGGGAATTTGTTTGTTTCCTCCAAGTCTAGCCATGATAGATGTTTAGAGAAAAGTTCTTCGACATCTCCTCAGCATGAACTCGCTGCCATGTTGGTCTCTGCTGCAGCTTCTCCTTCACTGATTAAAGAAACCACCAGTACTTGCTATAAAGACAtagtagaaaatatttactgtggaGAGAAAAGTGGAATTCAACCATTATGTACTGAGAGGTCCCATGTTTCAGATCAGTCAGTTCTCTCCAGTGAAAGGAGAGCACTAGAAGAGTCTGAGAGATCACAAGTAATTTCTCCACCACTGGCTAAGGCAATCAGAGATTACGTCAGTTCTCTGTTGGTCCAGGGTGGAGTAGGTAGTTTGCCTGGGACTTCTAGCTCTACACCCCCACTGGATGTAGAAAATATATGGAAGAGAATTGATGCACCTAATTTTCGAGAAACAGAATCCCTGTCTCCTCCACGAAAATTACCTAGACTCAGTGAAAAGTCAGTAGAAGAAAAGGATTCAGGTTCCTCTGTGGCATTTCAAAATATACCTGGATCCGAACTGATGTCTTCTTCTGCAAAAACCGTTGTCTCTCACTCACTGACTACCTTAGGCATAGAAATGTCTAAGCAATCACAGCATGATAAAATAGATGCCCCCGAACTATCTTTTCCCTTCCATGaatctattttaaaagtaattgaaGAGGAGTGGCAGCAAATCGGCAGGCAGCTGCCTTCATTGGCATGCAAGTATCCAATTTCTTCCAGAGAGGCAACACGGATATTATCAGTTCCAAAAGTAGATGATGAAATCCTAGGGTTTATTTCTGAAGCCACTCCACCAGCAGGTATTCAGGCAGCTTCCCCTGAGTCCTGTGATAAACAGTTGGACTTAGCACTTTGTGGAACGTATGAAGCTGCAGCATCAGCATTGCAGATTGCAACCCATACTGCCTTTGTAGTTCGGGCTATGCAGGCAGACATTAGTCAGGCTGCACAAATTCTTAGCTCAGATCCTAGTCACGTGCACCAGGCACTTGGGATGCTAAGCAAAACATATGATGCGGCCTCATTTCTTTGTGAAGCTGcctttgatgaaataaaaatggctGCTTATACCATGGGATCTTCCACTTTAGGTCGCCGGTATCTCTGGCTAAAAGATTGCAAAATTAATCCAGCTTCTAAGAATAAGCTGGCTGTTACTCCCTTTAAAGGCGGAACATTATTTGGAAGAGAAGTATTCAAAGTAATTAAAAAGAGTGgaaaaaaacactaa